The Kocuria flava nucleotide sequence CCGAGCGCGGGGCACAGGCCGGGCCACATGCCGGAGGCCTTGAACGCCTCCCGCGGGATCCGGTCCAGCACCGCCCGCCGCGGGTCGCGCCCGGTCTCGGCCGCCCGGGCGGCCTCCCGGCTGACGAACCCGGCGACCGTTGCCGCGCAGCGGTCCCCGGCCGCGCCGTCCATCCCGTGCCGGTAGAGCACCGCCCGCACCTGCCAGTGCACCCAGGCGCCGGCGGCGCGGTGGCCGGTGACCTCCGCCCAGGTCTCCACCGCGGCGTCGGTGGCCAGGCTGAAGGCCCGGCGCAGCCCGGCACCGACCGGTGTGGGGGGCGGTCCCGCCCCGAGCGGGTCGTGGGTCAGGAGAGCAGGGTCGTGCAGGGAAGTGTCCATGGTCGGCGTTCCGATCCTCGCAGGGCGGGCACCCGGTGGCCGACCCCCTCGTTTGCGTCGGCGAACTCCTGGGCGCTGAAGCTCCAGTATGGCCAGGAAGCCCTCCGGCGACCAGTTCCCAGTGTGGCCCACAGCCACCGCACCGCCGGGTGCGGACGATCCGGTCAGGATCCGGCGGCGATCTCCCGGGCCACCCGCCGGGCGATCTTCCCGACGTAGCCGGTCAGGCCCGGGCGGTGGACGTAGCCGACGAACCGCAGGCCCGGAGCGAGCTCGCGGCCGGCGCCGTCGCGCGGCATCCCGTGCTCGTCCAGCACGCCGAGCCCGCCGACGAGCTCCTCCAGGCCGGTCCGGTACCCGGTGGCGGCGATGACGGCGTCGGCGGGCTCGCGCCGGCCGCCGGCCAGGACCACGTCGGCGCCGTCGAGCCCCACCACGGCGGGGACGCACTCGATCGCCCCAGCCCGGATCTCGTCGAGGACCACCTGGTCGACGACCGCGGGGGTGACCCCGCGGGCCCTGATCGCGGCCATCGCCCCCTCCGTGGGGCGGGGCAGGCCGTAGGCGCTGAGGTCCCCCACCGTCCGGCGCTGGAGGGCGAACAGCAGCCGGTCCACGAGCGGGTCGGGCAGGCGCAGCAGCAGCGGGACGGGCAGGTCGCCGGGCACGCCGTGCAGCTCGCGCAGCAGGATGTTGGGCGGGGTGCGCACGGCCAGCAGCACCCGCGCGGCGCCGCCGGCGACGAGCTGGTGGGCGATCTCCATCCCGCTGGTGCCCGCGCCGGCGACGACCACGGTCCGGCCGGCGAAGGGTGCGGGGCTGCGGTAGGCCGAGGAGTGCAGGACCTCGCCGCGGAACGTGCTGCCGACCGCCCAGGAGGGCAGCTTCGGCCGGTTGAGGGCGCCGGTGGCGACGACCACGTGCCGGGCGGGCCGGTCGCCCGCCGAGGTGCTGACGCGCCAGCCTCCGTCGTCGTCGGGGCGCACCCGGGCGACCTCCACGCCGGTCTCGACCGGCACGCCGTGGTCGGCGGCGTAGCGCTGCAGGTAGGCGACGTACTGGTCGCGGGTCGGGAACTGGCCGTACGCGCGCGGGAAGGGCGCGCCGGGCAGCGCGGAGCGGCGGCGGGAGGTGTTGAACCGCAGCGCGTCGTAGCGGCCCGTCCACGCGGCACCGGGCCGGTCGCCGCGCTCGAGCACGGTGACCGGCACGGCGCGGGCCAGCAGCTCCGCGGCGGTGGCCAGGCCCGCCGGGCCGGCACCGAGGACGAGGACGGGGGGAGCGGTGCCCACGGGGGCCTCCTTCCGGCCGGCCTGCGCGGCGGCTCAGCGGATGTTCTGGTTGACGTGGAAGAGGTTGCCGGGATCGTAGCGGCGCTTGACCTCGAGCAGCCGGTCGTAGTTCTCCCGGTAGCCGGCGCGCACCCGGTCCTGGCCCTCCACCATCATCATGTTCACGTAGGCGCCGCCGAGCGAGTGCGGGTGGATGGCCTGCCAGTACCGCCCGGACCAGTCCCGCAGCTCCTCGGCCCGGGCGGGGTCGTGGTCCACGGCGGCGATGACCATGGCCCAGGTGGCGTCGCGGTAGCTGAACGCCGTGTCCGTGCGGCCGGGGCGGTGGGCGGCGCCGTCGACCGGGTACAGGTGCATGGTCGACTGCACCGTCGGCAGCGTCGCCCCGTGCCGGGCGTGCAGCTCCACCGCCTCGTCGGGGATCTCCCCGATGAAGTCGGCCCGCCAGTACCACTGGTCGCCCGGCGGCAGGAGGGCGTCGAAGGCGGTCTGCAGCGCGGGGAACGGCATCGGCTGCACGCCGTCCAGGGCCGGTCCCAGTGCCCGCGCCGGGGCGAGGGCCGCGTCGGCCTCCTCCGCGGGGCCCGTCCAGCACCACACCACCCCGCACACCCGCTGCCGGTGCAGCTCCTCGGGGAACGGCGGGACGGGCGGGACGATGTGGAAGGCGAAGAACCCGTTGAGGTCCTCCGGGGCGGTGGGCAGGAAGTCGCGGTACCAGCGCAGCAGCTCCGCGGCCCGTTCGACCGGCCAGAGCATGGGCCCGCCCACGACCGTGTCGACCGGGTGCAGCCGGAAGGTGAACGCGGTGACCACCCCGAAGTTGCCCCCGCCGCCGCGCAGCGCCCAGAACAGGTCGGGGTGGTGCTCGGCGTCGGCCGTCACGAGCCTGCCGTCGGCGAGCACGACGTCGGCGGCCAGCAGGTTGTCGACCGTCAGCCCGTGCCTGCGGGTCAGATAGCCTATCCCGCCGCCCAGGGCCAGCCCGCCGACCCCGGTCGTGGAGACGATCCCGGACGGGCAGGCCAGGCCGAAGGCGTGCGTGGCGTGGTCGACCTCGCCCCAGCGCGCCCCGCCCTCCACGACGGCGCGGGCGCCGGCGGGGTCCACCCTGATGCCGTTCATGGGGGAGAGGTCCAGCACGATCCCGCCCTCGCAGGTGCCCAGCCCGGCGCCGCTGTGCCCGCCCCCGCGCACGGCCAGGTCCAGCCCGGTCTCCCGGGCGGTGGTGACCCCGGCGACGACGTCGGCCACGTCCTTGCACTGCAGGACCAGCGCCGGGTGCTTGTCGATCATCGCGTTGTACACGGCGCGCGCGGCGTCGTAGCCGGGCTCGCCCGGCAGGAACACCGGGCCGCGCATCCGGCTCCGCAGCCGCTCCAGCGCCTCGGGCGTCAGCGCGCCGGCCGTGGTGGCTCGTTCCGCCATGACGGCACCTCCTCCGTGCTCGTGGGCCTGTGCCCACGGTGCGCGCCGGGGCTTTCACGGGCCTTTCATCCCGCGGTCAGTGGCGGACAATGGGGACATGGGACAGGACCCCGTGGAGATCGGCGTCCTGGGGACGCTCGAGGTCCGGCGCGCCGGAGCACCGGTCGCGCTGCCCGGCGCGCGGCCGCGCACGGCCCTCGCCGCGCTCGTCGTCCACGCCCCGCACCCGGTCTCCGTGGACGCCCTCGTCGAGGCCGTGTGGGGCGACGACGGACCGGCCCGCCCCCGCGGGGCGCTGCACACCGTCGTCTCGCGGCTGCGCGCGGTCCTGGGCGGGGAGGCCGTGCGGGCCGGTCCCGCGGGCTACCGGCTGGCGCTGCCGCCCGGGGCGGTCGACGCCGGCCGGTTCGAGGCCCTGCGCTCCCGGGCCGCCGGGATGCCGGCGCCGCAGGCGGCCGGGGTCCTCGACGAGGCGCTGGCGCTGTGGCGCGGGCCCGCCTACGCCGAGTTCGCCGACCACGGTTTCGCCGCCCCCGAGGCCGCGCGCCTGGAGGAGCTGCGCCTGCGGACCGTGGAGGACCGGGCGGTGCTGGCGCTGGGCACCGGGGCGGTCGACGACGCGGTGGCCGCCCTCGAGGACCTCGTGATCCGGGAGCCGCTGCGGGAGCGCGCCCACGGGCTGCTCATGACCGCCCTCTACCGCGCCGGGCGGGCGGCCGAGGCGCTCGAGCGCTACGCCGCGCTGCGCCGGAGCCTCGCCGGCGAGCTGGGCCTGGACCCCACCCCGGCCCTGCAGGACCTGCAGCGGCGGATCCTCGGCCACGACCTGCTGCCC carries:
- a CDS encoding flavin-containing monooxygenase, which encodes MGTAPPVLVLGAGPAGLATAAELLARAVPVTVLERGDRPGAAWTGRYDALRFNTSRRRSALPGAPFPRAYGQFPTRDQYVAYLQRYAADHGVPVETGVEVARVRPDDDGGWRVSTSAGDRPARHVVVATGALNRPKLPSWAVGSTFRGEVLHSSAYRSPAPFAGRTVVVAGAGTSGMEIAHQLVAGGAARVLLAVRTPPNILLRELHGVPGDLPVPLLLRLPDPLVDRLLFALQRRTVGDLSAYGLPRPTEGAMAAIRARGVTPAVVDQVVLDEIRAGAIECVPAVVGLDGADVVLAGGRREPADAVIAATGYRTGLEELVGGLGVLDEHGMPRDGAGRELAPGLRFVGYVHRPGLTGYVGKIARRVAREIAAGS
- a CDS encoding FAD-binding oxidoreductase, coding for MAERATTAGALTPEALERLRSRMRGPVFLPGEPGYDAARAVYNAMIDKHPALVLQCKDVADVVAGVTTARETGLDLAVRGGGHSGAGLGTCEGGIVLDLSPMNGIRVDPAGARAVVEGGARWGEVDHATHAFGLACPSGIVSTTGVGGLALGGGIGYLTRRHGLTVDNLLAADVVLADGRLVTADAEHHPDLFWALRGGGGNFGVVTAFTFRLHPVDTVVGGPMLWPVERAAELLRWYRDFLPTAPEDLNGFFAFHIVPPVPPFPEELHRQRVCGVVWCWTGPAEEADAALAPARALGPALDGVQPMPFPALQTAFDALLPPGDQWYWRADFIGEIPDEAVELHARHGATLPTVQSTMHLYPVDGAAHRPGRTDTAFSYRDATWAMVIAAVDHDPARAEELRDWSGRYWQAIHPHSLGGAYVNMMMVEGQDRVRAGYRENYDRLLEVKRRYDPGNLFHVNQNIR